A stretch of Malus sylvestris chromosome 11, drMalSylv7.2, whole genome shotgun sequence DNA encodes these proteins:
- the LOC126590558 gene encoding uncharacterized protein LOC126590558: MDDQNQQTLTNYYYNSIDNQHLKKIAKFLLSAFVFSFCFSRSYMLSFLHSFNFYFSTFPYQLFTHAINKNFIFFICNMLFVVLAKHSGLTQPPSTQSYASNDETSFKNTEGGSDFVSPILETEEPVLPKEDTKTGRMDSLENVAAEEEHESEPLINQVEKHAEKEVVEEYEEQKEQEQESMLLVEEEEEEEEEEEEEEDDDDDDDGKLAEEDEDVTGRFGNSTEELNKKFEDFINRMKAELRIEAQRQLIMV, translated from the coding sequence ATGGATGATCAAAACCAACAAACCTTGACAAATTACTACTACAACTCCATAGACAATCAGCACCTGAAAAAAATTGCCAAGTTTTTGCTTTCAGCTTTTGTGTTTTCATTCTGCTTTTCCCGCTCATATATGCTCTCATTCCTCCATTCCTTCAACTTCTACTTCTCAACATTCCCTTACCAACTTTTCACTCACGCCATTAACAAGAACTTCATATTCTTCATATGCAACATGCTCTTCGTTGTCCTTGCAAAACACTCTGGCTTAACCCAGCCTCCGTCGACCCAGTCTTATGCTAGCAATGACGAAACGAGCTTCAAGAATACAGAAGGTGGTTCGGATTTTGTTTCCCCAATTTTAGAGACAGAAGAGCCAGTTTTGCCGAAGGAAGATACGAAAACGGGAAGGATGGACTCACTAGAAAATGTTGCTGCAGAAGAAGAACATGAAAGTGAGCCTTTGATCAACCAAGTGGAAAAACATGCAGAGAAGGAGGTTGTTGAAGAATATGAAGAacaaaaagaacaagaacaagaaagtaTGTTGttagttgaagaagaagaagaagaagaagaagaagaagaagaagaagaagacgatgacgatgatgatgatggaAAACTTGccgaggaagatgaagatgtaaCCGGAAGGTTTGGTAATAGTACTGAAGAATTGAACAAGAAATTTGAAGACTTCATTAATAGAATGAAGGCAGAATTAAGGATTGAAGCACAGAGACAACTAATTATGGTTTAA
- the LOC126590552 gene encoding meiotic recombination protein SPO11-1 isoform X2, translated as MEGKHWRWSSQPRPRDLLRKVREFTRAMVEDLSNERSPEIIIDRFRNYCANPDSNCYCSIDSPKWREILTLRRASHVRRLDVLLKVLLIVQQLLQENRHGSKRDIYYMHPSIFSDQSVVDRAINDICILLQCSRHNLNVVSVGKGLVMGWLRFSEAGNVFDCINRPNTAFSVPIHVEEVRDIVSVARCILVVEKESDDQFCNKNHCIVITGRGYPDIPTRRFLGLLVDTLHLPIYCLVDCDPYGFDILSIYRFGSMQMAYDAKFLRVPEVLWLGAFPSDSEKYSLPQQCLLPLTAEDKRKTEAILLRCYLQREAPQWRLELQLMLERGVKFELEALSVHEINFLSEVYIPSKIQGGVHI; from the exons ATGGAGGGAAAGCACTGGAGATGGAGCTCACAGCCGCGGCCGCGCGATCTGCTAAGAAAAGTTAGAG AATTTACTCGAGCTATGGTTGAAGATCTTAGCAATGAACGGTCTCCGGAGATTATCATCGATCGCTTCAGAAATTACTGCGCGAATCCAGATTCAAATTG CTATTGTAGCATCGATTCACCAAAATGGCGGGAGATTCTCACGCTTCGAAGGGCAAGCCATGTGCGTAGATTAG ATGTTTTGCTCAAGGTTCTATTGATTGTTCAGCAACTTCTGCAAGAAAACAGACACGGGTCTAAGAGGGATATCTATTACATGCATCCTTCTATATTTTCAG ATCAGTCAGTTGTAGACCGTGCAATCAATGATATATGTATCCTTCTGCAGTGTAGTCGCCACAATTTGAATGTG GTGTCTGTAGGAAAGGG GTTGGTAATGGGCTGGTTAAGGTTTTCAGAAGCTGGAAACGTATTTGATTGCATAAACAGGCCAAACACA GCCTTCTCTGTCCCTATTCATGTTGAAGAGGTCAGAG ATATTGTCAGTGTAGCTCGGTGCATACTTGTTGTGGAGAAAGAATCAG ATGACCAGTTTTGCAACAAAAACCATTGCATCGTTATCACT GGACGTGGCTATCCTGATATTCCCACAAGAAG GTTTTTGGGGCTCCTTGTTGATACTTTGCATCTCCCTATCTATTGCTTGGTAGATTGTGATCCGTACGGTTTTGACATCCTCTCCATATATCGGTTTGGTTCTATG CAAATGGCCTATGATGCAAAATTTCTACGCGTCCCCGAGGTACTCTGGCTTGGAGCCTTCCCTTCGGACTCAGAGAAGTACAGTCTTCCACAACAGTGCCTCCTTCCTTTGACAGCAGAAG ACAAGAGGAAAACGGAGGCAATTCTACTTCGATGCTACTTACAAAGAGAAGCACCACAGTGGAG ATTGGAGCTACAGTTGATGCTGGAAAGAGGAGTGAAGTTTGAGTTAGAAGCGTTGTCTGTGCATGAAATTAACTTTTTGTCGGAGGTGTACATACCATCTAAAATTCAAGGTGGAGTACACATCTAA
- the LOC126590552 gene encoding meiotic recombination protein SPO11-1 isoform X1: protein MEGKHWRWSSQPRPRDLLRKVREFTRAMVEDLSNERSPEIIIDRFRNYCANPDSNCYCSIDSPKWREILTLRRASHVRRLDVLLKVLLIVQQLLQENRHGSKRDIYYMHPSIFSDQSVVDRAINDICILLQCSRHNLNVVSVGKGLVMGWLRFSEAGNVFDCINRPNTAFSVPIHVEEVRDIVSVARCILVVEKESVFQRLADDQFCNKNHCIVITGRGYPDIPTRRFLGLLVDTLHLPIYCLVDCDPYGFDILSIYRFGSMQMAYDAKFLRVPEVLWLGAFPSDSEKYSLPQQCLLPLTAEDKRKTEAILLRCYLQREAPQWRLELQLMLERGVKFELEALSVHEINFLSEVYIPSKIQGGVHI from the exons ATGGAGGGAAAGCACTGGAGATGGAGCTCACAGCCGCGGCCGCGCGATCTGCTAAGAAAAGTTAGAG AATTTACTCGAGCTATGGTTGAAGATCTTAGCAATGAACGGTCTCCGGAGATTATCATCGATCGCTTCAGAAATTACTGCGCGAATCCAGATTCAAATTG CTATTGTAGCATCGATTCACCAAAATGGCGGGAGATTCTCACGCTTCGAAGGGCAAGCCATGTGCGTAGATTAG ATGTTTTGCTCAAGGTTCTATTGATTGTTCAGCAACTTCTGCAAGAAAACAGACACGGGTCTAAGAGGGATATCTATTACATGCATCCTTCTATATTTTCAG ATCAGTCAGTTGTAGACCGTGCAATCAATGATATATGTATCCTTCTGCAGTGTAGTCGCCACAATTTGAATGTG GTGTCTGTAGGAAAGGG GTTGGTAATGGGCTGGTTAAGGTTTTCAGAAGCTGGAAACGTATTTGATTGCATAAACAGGCCAAACACA GCCTTCTCTGTCCCTATTCATGTTGAAGAGGTCAGAG ATATTGTCAGTGTAGCTCGGTGCATACTTGTTGTGGAGAAAGAATCAG TTTTTCAACGATTGGCAGATGACCAGTTTTGCAACAAAAACCATTGCATCGTTATCACT GGACGTGGCTATCCTGATATTCCCACAAGAAG GTTTTTGGGGCTCCTTGTTGATACTTTGCATCTCCCTATCTATTGCTTGGTAGATTGTGATCCGTACGGTTTTGACATCCTCTCCATATATCGGTTTGGTTCTATG CAAATGGCCTATGATGCAAAATTTCTACGCGTCCCCGAGGTACTCTGGCTTGGAGCCTTCCCTTCGGACTCAGAGAAGTACAGTCTTCCACAACAGTGCCTCCTTCCTTTGACAGCAGAAG ACAAGAGGAAAACGGAGGCAATTCTACTTCGATGCTACTTACAAAGAGAAGCACCACAGTGGAG ATTGGAGCTACAGTTGATGCTGGAAAGAGGAGTGAAGTTTGAGTTAGAAGCGTTGTCTGTGCATGAAATTAACTTTTTGTCGGAGGTGTACATACCATCTAAAATTCAAGGTGGAGTACACATCTAA
- the LOC126590559 gene encoding uncharacterized protein LOC126590559, which produces MSGPSDRRFDLNLVEEAAPPSPDNIWRPSFVSPTGPLTVGDSVMKNDMTATVVARNLLTPKDNRLLSKRSDELAVKDSLALSVQCAGSVSNMAQRLFARTRQVESLAAEVMSLKQEIRGLKHENKQLHRLAHDYATNMKRKLDQMKETDGQVLLDHQRFVGLFQRHLLPSSSGAVPRNEAPNDQPLMPPPSRVLSSTETPNDPPPVPSLSGALPTAETSPKQPL; this is translated from the coding sequence atgtctggcccctccgaccgtcgttttgacttgaaccttgttgaagaagcagccccgccttctccagacaacatatggcgcccatccttcgtctcccctactggtcctcttaccgttggggattccgtgatgaagaatgatatgaccgctacggtggtggccaggaaccttctcactcccaaagataacagactactttccaaacggtctgatgagttagctgttaaggattcgctggctctcagtgttcagtgtgcaggttctgtgtctaatatggcccaacgcctatttgctcgaacccgccaagttgaatcattggcggctgaagtgatgagtctcaaacaggagattagagggctcaagcatgagaataaacagttgcaccggctcgcacatgactatgctacaaacatgaagaggaagcttgaccagatgaaggaaactgatggtcaggttttacttgatcatcagagatttgtgggtttgttccaaaggcatttattgccttcatcttctggggctgtaccgcgtaatgaagctccaaatgatcaacctctgatgcctcctccttctagggttctgtccagtactgagactccaaatgatccccctccggtgccttctctttctggggctctaccgactgctgagacttctcctaagcaacctttgtga